CTCCATAGCATGATATTTCCATCCGTTGACCCGGATGCTAAGATCTGGTCGGCAGGAGAGAACTGGACGGCCCACAGCCCTCGCCGATGACCCCGTAATACTCCTAACAGTTTCAAATCGGAACTGGACCAAATTTTAGCAAGTTTATCTTGTGATCCAGATGCTATCAAATTATCATTCGGTGAGATGCAAACGGCGTTGATGTCCTTGTCATGTGCTACAACTGTATGCAAGACTGACAAgctttgattttcttcaaCTGGTATCGGGttcaatttccatatttttaaGCAGGTATCTTGACTCCCGCTAACAAGGAAAGACAACTTTGACCGACTTAAGGCTACTGAGCCCACTGAGCCGGTATGAGCGTTGCCTTGCGCAATGCAGGATATCTCGAAAGGGGATTGCAACATTTTCCAAACTCGGACAGAGTTGTCCTAAAACACTGATGGTTAAACATACAACCGACGAAAAGAATTTCAGAATGTAATAAAAACCTTGCTGCTGGTTACGAGAATGCTAAAATCCGACTTGGAAGTCGCAAGTGCAAGTACCAGATCAGTATGGCCTTTGAGAAGCGTGCAATTCATTGTTTCAATGTCATAAACctacaaatgaaagaaaaaatcaataaataattgtgATTTCAGCAAATTTTGGGCACCCATTCTCTAGTCATACTTTAACGTGTATGCTATTTGTAGCCACTGCAAGATGAGTTTCTCCTTCTCCAAACCAAGCAATGTCCAAAATATCATCGTTATATCCTGCATACTGTTTAAACGACACATTATTAACGATTAAATATACGGTTTGCTTGTGACAATTTTTACTTGTTTGACAAGTGCCAAATCCTTAAGTCGGTGCACTATGATATTGTGATCAAATGTGATTACGTAAAGGTGATCATTAACTTCGTTGTATTCAAATTGTGTGATCGTTGGTGCCCCTTCCACAATAGGTTGGCTGACCAACGAATCCGTCTGTGTAAATACCTCTGTGCCGTTCTTCACATTCCAAACGCGTAGAACACCTATGCAATTATACCTtgaaaccatttgtttttgttcaacCAGCTAACTGAATTTATCCATACCTCGCTCGCCTGCAGAGATGACGTGGGGATTGTTCACATCTGTGACCTTCAACAGTGGCATAGATTCACCAAACTCAATGGGTACTAAGGACTCCGTACATTCGTAGGTGGGAATGATTCGAAGTTGAGAATAGCTTTTCAAATCCCAATGAATTAGCACTTTATCTCGACCAGATCTGATAATAACAAGTTGAGATATTAGATTGGTtaattgaatgaaaatatgGGCATATTTACGAAACAGCTTGATTTAAGCTTGTGAAAATGGTGAAGCCTGTAACAGCGCTAAAGTGGCCTTCTAGTGTTCCTAAGATCTTGGACGTTTTCAAATCCCAACATCTAATTTTGCAGTCCATGGAAGCCCCAAAGATCATAGACATTTTGGGATCAGGATGGAATTTGATCATGCTAAACAAATGTGAATGAGAATCAATCATGCTTTAGAAATTTCTGTTCTGCTATGAATTACTCACCTGTAAACACCACTTCCTCCTTTAAGATTGTGAGTGCAATATTGTCTTCTTATATCCCATACTTTTAGTGATCCATCAGTTCCTCCACTAGCAACTAAGGTTGTTGTGGTATCAAATACAAGTTCAACAACTGGAGTAAGATGTAAGGATTTCCATGTCCTGACAACAGTTCCATCTAAATGAAGTTCAGATGTTATATGTTATGCCTATTCAATGTATGACACCATACAATCAGATGAGAGGAAGGGTAATTTATACTACCTTTCCAGTTCCAATGCCTGAGTAGTCCTGATTTGTGACTTGATACTAATGTTTCATCATCTACGCCGACGGTAAATGTTACaacttcatcttcttcttgtatgAGACTTCTGATGGTTTTACCATACTTGGTGTCTATGACATGAATTCTGTCACCACACTGGCACAACAGGAATTCACCATCTTTATTGACCTATAGAAAATTGTCATGTTACACAGTCACTGTTACACTCTATCAATCCACTTTACAATTTCAAATACCTGAACTTTACCCCCAGTGAAAAATGGCTCCAGTTTGACAGAGACATTGTAACTAAGTAATAAATAAGtattaagtttgaaaatattaaattttaaaatgagcTTACTTGGCTTTCAAACGTTCCGGAGGAGGTGCCATGTTACTGAATTgcaacagaacaaaaaaaaaggctcgtTAAAAGTTTATATAAACTGCAACCAGAAACTAAGAACTAAATACGGCACAACACACGTGTTTCACAAACATTTGCAGAGCTACGTCGTCTGCAATAGCCGTACTTGCATCAATCGCTGTTTGGGAGCAGCACAGATAAtggcgcattttttttaaatttcagttaaattaaattaaaaataaataacaaaacaacaaattaataaacaaaatttcagtttttcacCAATAAAAACGCATAAAAAGAAGCAATAAACAGGTATTCATTCCTAAAGGGATATGTTTAAGATTTTCACAAAATCTGGAATCAAACAATTAAGATTAGTTCCATATTCGCTCCTAAAGGAAATGTGCaacacaataattattttcgtatgtaaattttttgctaagacgaaaatttcaaacacaagATGACTGAAGTGATTCAGAGCTTAGGAAAACATAGATATCTTGTTATTTTATGACGCTTGGAGGAAGGAGCaaaaattctatttgttttcttcatctgTATCAATATCTGTGTCACCCTCATAGTCGTCCATCCTTGATGTGCTTTGTCTTTCTTGGGTTTGAGGAGCACTCAGAACGCTTTGAGTTTTCGATGGCTCGTCTTTCGTGCTGGCAGTTTCTAAAGTACTGAATCTTAGACCTATGGCAAAATAATTCATTACCTATAATACCTGTTTCTAGCCTTTCCTTCAGATGATTAAAGGCAATGCTAAACTGTGTGTATAAGCTCGGTGTTAAATCTTCCACAATAGTGACATATTTTGTACATCTGTCCATCAACATTGCTGTTtctaataaaataattagatggggaaaaaaaaggaatatagatttttaaaaaaatatataatatgaATTCTTTGCTGAATTGTTCTTTTATATAATTTGAAGTAATCCATATAATACCTTTGTTAAGCTTTTCAATTAGGTTATCCTTTACAACAAGTTCATCAGACATTTCAGTTATATTTTTGGCAATGGCTGCCATAAATTCTGGAAGGCTGATTTTTAGCTCAATTTCTTTGAGGTGCATAACAGCTATTCGAAATGATAACTCTTTAGAAGTCAGTTTTTTTATCACTAGAATATCATTAGTAAGGCTTATATGATAGGACGATGGAGATCTCGTAGCTTCTTCCAGTTGAGACTTATAGTCAGTCAGATTTAGCTGTAACTGTGCAGCCATTGTTTCACACTGTTCCTCTTCTATCTTTAGAAAACATTAGGCAAATAATACAGTATGTTAAATTGCGGTCATAACTTAAATATAAGCAAAAAAgtctttaaaatttaaaatgctTATGATAAGTGTTCAAAACGTTGTTTTTTGCGCTAACACATACCCGTCCTTTCCATGTTTTACAGTTTTCATAGTCAAAAAGTGATACTTCTCCGTAACTTTCTGTCCATGTTAAGCGTAACAGGTATGTGCTTTTATCATTCACATTTATGTTTATGAAAGCCATTGTTAACGacacaaggaaagaaaatttagaaTAACGTAAGCCTTGAGAAGTTGAGACTTCGTactgttttgatttttctgcAAGGTTGCCATTTATTGTCATTCTTTGCTTCAACTGTACTTACTTATTGCATTTTTAATCGGTATTTACACAGGTAAGATCCCACTATTTTCCCGTAAAAAGTTTAATGAGCAACAAGAAATAACAACAATTATTCCAGATAAGGTAggggaaattccaaatttatcGTATGTGAGACAACCCCATTTGTTGGCGCGCATATTCCCAAATAAAGACTATTAAcgtacggaaaaaaaaaaagaagagatacgtattaacaaaaaaaaacataggtAAAATATACTTTATGCTTACTGGCTCCGGTGACATGGACGTTCATTGATCTAATTATTCCCTCTTGTGGCACTTCAACGCAGACATCAAGGTGTTGAATCAGCTCGACAGGAATGCCTTCTTTTTCATGACTAGTTTTCCACAACAACTATACTTTAAAGGATTTGATATTAACATAAAGTAAAAATAGTTTACCCAAGAATAAGAGCTGATTTTTTGGGAAAAGTGAAATGATTTAAGGGTTGGCTGCTCGCCGTTTGTTCCGCCCCGACAACAGTGTAGCCTTCCAGCTTTAGTTGTTTTACATATTCTACTAGTTGAAACGGCTTTATCTAAacacagaaatgaaaaaacataaaaaaaattgctatttttctaTAAATAGAAACATACTTCAAGTACGTTGATCCATTTTTCAGCCGAAACACTGAGGCTTACGAAATCTTTCTCTTCAGTGATCCGCAATGAGGACAAGACGAAATCTCTTACGCCGAGTACTTCACAAGTCCGACACAATCCTCCTAAATTTGGTATCCGATCGACAAGCGAAGCAATCACAATAAGATCATTTGTAGTAGTCTTCTTCCTGCCGGCAGATACGACAAGGCTATTGACATCCGGTAGCATTTGCTTCCACGGTGTTATCTTTTTCTGAACATTCCGAACTGCCATTGCTGGACTAACGGAATCATCTTGAGTGAAGGCTGGCGCACCTCCAGCTGCCCTGGCCACCCATTCAGCTGGTTGACAATCGGCTAGTTGTCCGTCCGCATTGCGACAAGGAATCCAAGTTTTAACGCCATCAAACCATTCGGCAGGTAGCCACTCTTCGCAGACCAAATGTGAAAGTCTTGGTAAATGATAACATAGCGTCTCCAAAGTAAAATGGGATAAAGGGTGGAAAACACTGAAATAGAAATCTTGGctcaatttttctaaatttcgTTGCGTATTTGGCATGTCGGGGGCATGGCGCAAAATCTGTTGAGTTGTTGAATATATTTTCAGTAACGAATTAATTTTTGAGGATTCGCAGACTGTCCAAATTATTCCAAGAATGACAGTGGCGTAAAGACGGGGAGTAAAATGTTGAGCCATAGCCCACGGAATAACGCGTGGTAAGGCATTTGATGCAAATGATGCTAATCTTTCACAATCAGCTAGGCAACGAGTTTCATGTCCTATTATGGACAAAAAGGAGACCATTGAACCGGCTCTCTGTTCTACTGCGTCGTCCATTGTTTTCCAGAAAATCTTTTCTAACTCTGGCGAGTGATAAATGGTCCGTACCACCGTCCACTCTTGCAAAAATCGAACGCTAGGTTGTGGATTGTCATCCACTAGCCCTGAAAGGGCTGCTTCCATAATTTCTGTTGCTAGTTTGTGGCCAAGTGGTAATAAATCCTGTAAGATTATTAATGCAAGCCACAAGCGATGCTTTACGCGATGTCCATGTGAGCTGGAAAAATAACGCGTTTTCGTCTCTGACATGGTCTTATCTTCTTTCAGCAAGGCTTCCACTAGACTTTCTACCATGGCCATGTGCTGTTCGTTCAACTTGTTGAAGGAAAGTAGGAAGCGCAAGCCTTGGAAGCGTACTTTCCCGTCAGCCATGTCTTCActgtacaaacaattttaacAATGTTAAACAGAAAAGATTAAACTTGCCGTTAAAATGGCAATACAAAGTAACTTCATACCTCCGAAGGTGAATATTTGCAGGACATCGTTCGCCTAGGGAACGCACAAAGGCAcaagtttcaaaaaatatcctgTAAAATGTCAAAATAAGCCGAAAACGGATTTTAGGTAATAAATAGGtaataatataattttaaatatttaataaagaatgaaaattaagtaaatttaatttaaaaagtgaTTTACATTTCATCCCGGCGATGAATCAGTCCAAAAGTAATGAGATCAACGACGAACTGGATCGTATAGGAATCGTTTGATGGGAAGGCAGTGGTGGTCCAGATATCAATTATGCGTTCAGCAGAGAAATTGAAAAGTTGCAGAATATTCTCTCCttggttttttaattcagAGAGAAAACCGAAAAGCTGTGGGCGAATTTCAGGATGCTCCATTAGAGAACTATTGAAAGCTGTTTTGGCAAATTGTTCCATCAGGTCCCAAAAATGGTCCGAACGGCGATATTCAAAGCACACAGTCCAACAGGCTTTGAGGCTTGAGAGGCATAGGTCGGGATTAGATTCACACACTTTGGGCAAAAGATGACCCAGACAGTTAAAAATCGATTTCACAGCTTCCACACCAGCTATATCCATTGCACAAATCACTTCATTTACCAATTCCTCCGGATTTAATTTGGGTTCTATGAATGCTAGGCGTTGCTGTATCAGTGTCCATAGTTGAGAAAAGTAATGGGACATAAAAGCGCCCCATGTGACATATTCTAAGGCGGAATCATCACGTTGTGGAGCGCGGCAAtgcatttttaatgaaatcatttcatGGATGAACTGGTCCACTACAGGCTGGTTGAATCGGGCAATAAGGTACAATATAGAAAtgcttttaaatttttctaggGCAGAACATCCATCAAGTAATTTACGTGCCATCATCTCTAACCTCTTTCCAGGTGCAGCTATCACTCCGATAAGATCTTCTGTTTTTGCAAT
The nucleotide sequence above comes from Daphnia carinata strain CSIRO-1 chromosome 3, CSIRO_AGI_Dcar_HiC_V3, whole genome shotgun sequence. Encoded proteins:
- the LOC130693703 gene encoding transducin beta-like protein 3 gives rise to the protein MAPPPERLKANYNVSVKLEPFFTGGKVQVNKDGEFLLCQCGDRIHVIDTKYGKTIRSLIQEEDEVVTFTVGVDDETLVSSHKSGLLRHWNWKDGTVVRTWKSLHLTPVVELVFDTTTTLVASGGTDGSLKVWDIRRQYCTHNLKGGSGVYSMIKFHPDPKMSMIFGASMDCKIRCWDLKTSKILGTLEGHFSAVTGFTIFTSLNQAVSSGRDKVLIHWDLKSYSQLRIIPTYECTESLVPIEFGESMPLLKVTDVNNPHVISAGERGVLRVWNVKNGTEVFTQTDSLVSQPIVEGAPTITQFEYNEVNDHLYVITFDHNIIVHRLKDLALVKQYAGYNDDILDIAWFGEGETHLAVATNSIHVKVYDIETMNCTLLKGHTDLVLALATSKSDFSILVTSSKDNSVRVWKMLQSPFEISCIAQGNAHTGSVGSVALSRSKLSFLVSGSQDTCLKIWKLNPIPVEENQSLSVLHTVVAHDKDINAVCISPNDNLIASGSQDKLAKIWSSSDLKLLGVLRGHRRGLWAVQFSPADQILASGSTDGNIMLWSLIDYSCLKTLEGHESSVLRIHFVSKGYQLVSAASDGLIKLWTIKSSECVATMDAHESKVWALAVKSDDSLLVSGAGDSALILWKDVTKEEREAAVQEKEKRLLEEQQLANLLQKGLLLEALGLAIHLDQPFRTLNILKELMDQGEGALSDLEKMVVKLSTNQKDSLLRYSTSWNTNSRHCHQAQMVLNILLANHTPEELFGLPSMKSAIAGLLMYNERHMQRLSRLRLNTAIIPYTAAKIQATRSDEVMETS
- the LOC130693698 gene encoding probable methyltransferase TARBP1; translation: MGEDISFVLNFVSEKSLEEAVEKVLDDLKSGADPIHNWKVLHLLLSSAGKSVKINAKEIVNTCLLHLKKQDNSAQARIICKILVILSEKAEKVDIESELEAFLEDLQFNIIQQSNTHQQHDDCIIDYQTATTVLSLTLPTFVKTGMLKNQTKLLEVIPAMIQSRNENSIVEALAFMLPAVINHESLFETVCNSIQELFEAENSLDKLANHPGLTALCSVGDILFSKNIQHTVLQETWFHRAIQRGLSNPAALNRKRSQYLLKRYVDATDANVNLFNDFILVMETLEEKQMHIVNPVLTRMKSLEDRILIKKESDPSWILCIYKRILSHENIQVIKWGLHKLCQLKVEHWPGIGQSDWLYDALLMGLNNMVFYVREKACQLPQLGIDLGKFLQKCATMEMEREGFFIRLLGKMSLVPWNAVGLFHLVYAFASLPRNAILDGEALQIVLEFLRSALHTHHPLLRGAIQGLLLEFVLNMIVVSQENLLWVALILATLNPHESYIRTAPLYATLKIWINENFTPVQHGQLLGQLLSMHFEPSGDVRTAYSVDVTAVARFAVLLMDVETTDLEGIRQMQMRLEPLIDCHTRLYADPRTLNQRMKLMVTLLDEVRSSNSTAVLRLVFPFTESVIHYCLDQIESAANYNSVCESLSVLESIAKTEDLIGVIAAPGKRLEMMARKLLDGCSALEKFKSISILYLIARFNQPVVDQFIHEMISLKMHCRAPQRDDSALEYVTWGAFMSHYFSQLWTLIQQRLAFIEPKLNPEELVNEVICAMDIAGVEAVKSIFNCLGHLLPKVCESNPDLCLSSLKACWTVCFEYRRSDHFWDLMEQFAKTAFNSSLMEHPEIRPQLFGFLSELKNQGENILQLFNFSAERIIDIWTTTAFPSNDSYTIQFVVDLITFGLIHRRDEMIFFETCAFVRSLGERCPANIHLRSEDMADGKVRFQGLRFLLSFNKLNEQHMAMVESLVEALLKEDKTMSETKTRYFSSSHGHRVKHRLWLALIILQDLLPLGHKLATEIMEAALSGLVDDNPQPSVRFLQEWTVVRTIYHSPELEKIFWKTMDDAVEQRAGSMVSFLSIIGHETRCLADCERLASFASNALPRVIPWAMAQHFTPRLYATVILGIIWTVCESSKINSLLKIYSTTQQILRHAPDMPNTQRNLEKLSQDFYFSVFHPLSHFTLETLCYHLPRLSHLVCEEWLPAEWFDGVKTWIPCRNADGQLADCQPAEWVARAAGGAPAFTQDDSVSPAMAVRNVQKKITPWKQMLPDVNSLVVSAGRKKTTTNDLIVIASLVDRIPNLGGLCRTCEVLGVRDFVLSSLRITEEKDFVSLSVSAEKWINVLEIKPFQLVEYVKQLKLEGYTVVGAEQTASSQPLNHFTFPKKSALILGHEKEGIPVELIQHLDVCVEVPQEGIIRSMNVHVTGAIFIWEYARQQMGLSHIR
- the LOC130693741 gene encoding uncharacterized protein LOC130693741; the protein is MAFININVNDKSTYLLRLTWTESYGEVSLFDYENCKTWKGRIEEEQCETMAAQLQLNLTDYKSQLEEATRSPSSYHISLTNDILVIKKLTSKELSFRIAVMHLKEIELKISLPEFMAAIAKNITEMSDELVVKDNLIEKLNKETAMLMDRCTKYVTIVEDLTPSLYTQFSIAFNHLKERLETETASTKDEPSKTQSVLSAPQTQERQSTSRMDDYEGDTDIDTDEENK